Proteins from a genomic interval of Polaribacter sp. Q13:
- a CDS encoding DUF2279 domain-containing protein has product MIQLKVNKLVIFSIFFLLTVFSHAQNAAFYKKSDTLNTKRRNAIIVAESVLAGGALISLNQLWYKDYPRSSFHLKNDNNDWKQMDKVGHLMTSYYVGKIGMEALDWAGVSKKNQLIYGATSGFAFLTAVEVLDGFSEEWGASPGDILANATGTGLLIGQELLWGEQRITVKYSFHQTEFAKQRPNTLGENYLQQALKDYNGQTYWLSANIWSFNKKSSFPKWLNVALGYGAEEMLYGHTNASDATPYNPYRQFYLSLDLDLTKIRTNSEFLKSVFSVVNFIKIPAPTLEINTKGRIKFHYLYF; this is encoded by the coding sequence ATGATACAATTGAAAGTAAATAAATTAGTTATTTTTTCTATCTTTTTTCTATTAACGGTTTTCTCTCATGCTCAAAACGCTGCATTTTATAAAAAATCGGATACTTTAAATACCAAAAGAAGAAATGCCATTATAGTTGCCGAAAGTGTATTGGCTGGAGGCGCTTTAATTTCTTTAAACCAACTTTGGTACAAAGATTATCCGCGTTCTAGTTTTCATTTAAAGAATGACAATAATGATTGGAAACAAATGGATAAGGTTGGTCATTTAATGACTTCATACTATGTTGGTAAAATAGGAATGGAAGCTTTAGACTGGGCAGGAGTTTCTAAAAAAAATCAATTAATATACGGAGCAACCTCTGGTTTTGCTTTTTTAACTGCCGTAGAAGTTTTAGATGGGTTTTCTGAAGAATGGGGAGCATCACCAGGAGATATTCTTGCAAATGCAACAGGAACCGGTTTGTTAATTGGACAAGAATTACTTTGGGGAGAACAACGAATCACTGTAAAATACTCCTTTCATCAAACAGAATTTGCTAAACAAAGACCAAATACCTTGGGTGAAAATTATTTACAACAAGCTTTAAAAGATTATAACGGACAAACTTATTGGCTTTCTGCTAATATTTGGTCTTTTAATAAGAAAAGCTCGTTTCCTAAATGGTTAAATGTTGCTTTGGGTTATGGCGCAGAAGAAATGCTTTATGGACATACAAACGCATCAGACGCAACGCCATACAATCCTTACCGACAATTCTACCTAAGTTTAGACTTAGATTTAACAAAAATCCGTACAAATTCGGAATTCTTAAAATCCGTCTTCTCTGTTGTAAACTTCATAAAAATACCTGCTCCAACACTTGAAATTAACACCAAAGGAAGAATAAAATTTCATTATCTGTATTTTTAA
- a CDS encoding SAM-dependent methyltransferase yields the protein MIGKLYLIPTTLGETEPLEVMPLSVKKVVEQIDYYIVENEKSARRFIKKISPKKSQPSLQLMLLDKYAEELETSRYLDVCKEGVNVGLLSEAGVPAIADPGASIVKLAHENNIRVIPLVGPSSIIMAMMSSGMNGQNFAFNGYLPIDKSERKKTIKDLEKLSHDKNQSQIFIETPYRNEKMFTDLKAALSPTTNLCIAADITLPSEYIKTMMIKDWKHQQPDLHKKPAIFIIHK from the coding sequence ATGATTGGTAAACTCTATTTAATTCCCACTACTTTAGGAGAAACTGAACCTTTAGAAGTAATGCCTTTATCAGTTAAAAAAGTAGTTGAACAGATTGATTATTATATTGTTGAAAATGAAAAATCTGCAAGAAGATTTATCAAGAAAATTTCACCTAAAAAATCGCAGCCTTCACTGCAATTAATGCTTTTAGATAAGTATGCAGAAGAGCTAGAAACCTCTAGATATTTAGATGTATGTAAAGAAGGCGTAAATGTAGGTTTATTGTCTGAAGCCGGAGTGCCTGCAATTGCAGATCCAGGAGCAAGTATTGTTAAGTTAGCACATGAAAACAATATTAGAGTAATTCCTTTGGTTGGTCCATCTTCAATTATCATGGCAATGATGAGTTCCGGAATGAACGGACAAAATTTTGCTTTTAATGGCTATTTACCTATTGATAAATCCGAAAGAAAAAAAACGATAAAAGATCTAGAAAAACTTTCGCACGATAAGAATCAATCGCAAATTTTTATTGAGACACCTTATCGAAACGAAAAAATGTTTACAGATTTAAAAGCAGCTTTATCACCTACTACAAATTTATGTATCGCGGCAGATATTACTTTGCCTTCAGAATATATTAAAACGATGATGATAAAAGATTGGAAACATCAACAACCAGATTTACACAAAAAACCAGCTATTTTTATCATTCATAAGTAG
- a CDS encoding trypsin-like peptidase domain-containing protein encodes MKKILSLLGVAILGGAITLGGYKMLFNENAVVERSISQPIKTVTASYNPVLNKVNETSGSVDLTVAAENTVHAVVHVKNTAIRTQVNPMDIFFGNGNGARKFEQVGTGSGVIISQDGYIVTNNHVIDGASEIEITLNNRQKYEAKLVGTDKENDIALLKIDADFDLPYIPFANSDNIKIGEWVLAVGNPYNLTSTVTAGIVSAKGRDLEGNSSIDSFIQTDAAVNPGNSGGALVNTRGELVGINTAITSKTGSFIGYSFAVPSNIAKKVIDDLLEFGSVQEAILGINIDQSEEDIDGVKIAGVSNDGGAEKGGLKSGDVIKKVNDVKISKFSELRGQLTAKRPGDLVNITVDRDGSELIKSVKLSKKDAYVSRKLGVVLKDISKKEMKKFDISGGARIVTNQNKNLIYYGVKEGYIITEINKKPILNASEAVKEIDATFGAGAPIYLEVINLDGVKERYAFR; translated from the coding sequence ATGAAAAAAATTTTAAGTTTATTAGGAGTGGCTATTTTAGGAGGCGCTATTACTTTAGGCGGTTATAAAATGCTATTTAATGAAAATGCAGTTGTAGAAAGATCTATTTCTCAACCCATAAAAACAGTTACAGCAAGTTATAATCCTGTTTTAAACAAAGTTAATGAAACTTCTGGTTCGGTAGATTTAACCGTTGCCGCAGAAAACACGGTACATGCGGTGGTACACGTTAAAAATACAGCGATAAGGACTCAGGTAAATCCAATGGATATTTTCTTCGGAAACGGTAATGGAGCTAGAAAGTTTGAGCAAGTTGGTACAGGTAGTGGAGTAATTATTTCGCAAGACGGGTATATTGTTACAAACAATCATGTAATTGATGGAGCATCAGAAATTGAGATTACTTTAAACAACAGACAAAAATATGAGGCAAAGTTGGTTGGTACAGATAAAGAGAACGACATTGCTTTATTAAAAATTGATGCAGATTTTGATTTACCTTATATTCCATTTGCAAATTCAGACAATATAAAAATAGGAGAATGGGTTTTGGCAGTTGGTAATCCTTACAACTTAACATCTACCGTAACAGCAGGTATAGTTAGTGCAAAGGGTAGAGATTTAGAAGGGAATTCTTCTATAGATTCTTTTATTCAAACAGATGCAGCGGTAAATCCAGGAAATAGTGGAGGAGCATTGGTAAACACTCGTGGTGAGTTGGTTGGAATTAATACAGCAATTACCTCTAAAACCGGTTCTTTTATTGGGTATTCTTTTGCAGTTCCATCTAATATTGCCAAAAAGGTAATCGATGATTTATTAGAATTTGGGTCTGTACAAGAAGCTATTTTAGGCATAAACATAGATCAAAGTGAAGAAGATATAGATGGTGTTAAAATTGCCGGAGTAAGTAATGATGGTGGTGCAGAAAAAGGGGGCTTAAAATCTGGAGATGTTATTAAAAAAGTAAACGACGTAAAGATTTCTAAATTCTCAGAATTAAGAGGTCAATTAACTGCAAAAAGACCTGGAGATTTAGTAAATATTACTGTAGATAGAGATGGATCGGAGTTAATTAAAAGCGTAAAATTAAGCAAAAAAGATGCGTATGTTTCTAGAAAATTAGGAGTCGTTTTAAAAGATATCTCTAAAAAAGAAATGAAGAAATTCGATATTTCTGGTGGAGCTAGAATTGTAACCAATCAAAATAAAAATCTTATTTATTATGGTGTAAAAGAAGGATATATTATTACAGAAATTAATAAGAAACCAATTTTAAATGCTAGTGAAGCTGTAAAAGAAATAGATGCTACTTTCGGAGCAGGAGCCCCTATTTATTTAGAAGTTATTAATTTAGATGGAGTAAAAGAGCGTTATGCTTTTAGATAA
- a CDS encoding peptidoglycan-binding protein LysM, producing the protein MHPQNRNIYIIKKFLFLSIVFLGFINATSIDKKIGTHNKITFPKFIDYNIPYLQKDFVGFKEALAFKESQGKYTIVNSLGYLGKYQFGRTTLHRFKIYNTQDFLKNPELQEKAFIALCKVNKWILRKDIARSVGKTINGIRITESGILAAAHLSGAGNVKKFLRSNGVEGFTDAYGASIKSYLKNFGGYNVSVIKADKYATV; encoded by the coding sequence TTGCACCCGCAAAACAGAAATATTTATATTATCAAAAAGTTTTTATTTTTAAGTATCGTATTTTTAGGATTTATCAACGCAACTTCTATTGATAAAAAAATAGGTACTCATAACAAAATTACTTTCCCCAAATTTATAGATTATAACATTCCTTATTTACAAAAAGACTTTGTTGGTTTTAAAGAAGCCTTAGCTTTTAAGGAGTCTCAAGGAAAATATACTATTGTAAATTCATTAGGATATTTAGGAAAGTATCAATTTGGTAGAACTACTTTACACCGATTTAAAATTTACAACACACAAGATTTTTTAAAAAACCCAGAATTACAGGAAAAAGCATTTATAGCTTTATGCAAAGTAAATAAATGGATTTTAAGAAAAGACATTGCACGTTCTGTTGGTAAAACCATAAACGGAATTAGAATAACAGAATCAGGTATCTTAGCTGCAGCTCATTTAAGCGGTGCAGGTAACGTAAAAAAATTCTTACGTAGTAATGGAGTCGAAGGGTTTACAGATGCTTATGGAGCTTCTATAAAATCTTATTTAAAAAACTTTGGTGGTTATAATGTTTCTGTTATTAAAGCAGACAAATATGCTACCGTTTAA
- a CDS encoding transposase, protein MDTSIELAKLLLPEILVDYFKLTKHEVKQGELHFHFTELNTIPDEFIGLKLSSKGFFPEATIQDFPIRGKNVFLHVIRRRWIDDNSKKLVIRDWQLVAKGTRITSEFAAFLKQISL, encoded by the coding sequence CTACCTGAAATTCTTGTTGATTATTTTAAATTAACCAAACATGAGGTAAAACAAGGAGAACTACATTTCCATTTTACAGAATTAAATACAATTCCTGATGAATTCATAGGACTAAAATTAAGTTCTAAAGGCTTTTTTCCAGAAGCAACTATTCAAGATTTTCCAATCCGAGGTAAAAACGTTTTTCTACATGTTATTAGAAGGCGTTGGATTGATGATAATTCTAAAAAATTAGTGATAAGAGATTGGCAATTAGTAGCAAAAGGCACTAGAATTACTAGTGAATTTGCTGCTTTTTTAAAACAAATCAGTCTGTAA
- a CDS encoding transposase, with the protein MLFPKNIGSYLSIDEPAFSNGDLYTIVTNKNANGKKGALITMIKGTKAEDVIRILHKIALKQRKKVIEVTLDMA; encoded by the coding sequence TTGCTTTTTCCTAAAAATATTGGAAGTTATCTTTCCATAGATGAACCAGCATTTTCTAATGGAGATTTATATACTATAGTGACTAATAAAAATGCGAATGGAAAGAAAGGTGCTTTAATAACTATGATTAAAGGGACTAAAGCTGAAGATGTTATTAGAATTCTTCATAAAATAGCTTTAAAACAAAGAAAAAAAGTAATTGAAGTAACCTTAGACATGGCATGA
- a CDS encoding GNAT family N-acetyltransferase, which translates to MMKLTGKKITLRALEPEDLDFLYQIENNESFWEISHTQTPFSKFILKQYLENAHLDIYEAKQLRLLIEDTSTKSQVGMIDLFDYNPMHKRAGIGILIHPKFQKQGLATEALSLLIQYAFSYLNVHQLYANITADNSKSLSLFKKHNFQKVGIKKDWILSEGKFKDEVLFQLIKD; encoded by the coding sequence ATCATGAAATTAACCGGTAAAAAAATAACCTTACGTGCTCTAGAACCCGAAGATTTAGATTTTCTATATCAGATAGAAAACAACGAGTCTTTTTGGGAAATAAGCCATACGCAAACTCCTTTTTCTAAATTTATATTGAAGCAATATTTAGAAAATGCACATTTAGATATCTACGAAGCAAAACAGTTACGCTTACTAATTGAAGATACTTCTACCAAAAGCCAAGTAGGAATGATTGATTTGTTTGATTACAATCCGATGCATAAAAGAGCTGGAATTGGAATTTTAATTCACCCAAAATTTCAAAAACAAGGATTAGCTACAGAAGCTTTATCTCTTTTAATTCAATATGCTTTTTCTTATTTAAATGTACATCAACTGTATGCAAACATTACTGCTGATAATTCTAAAAGCTTATCACTGTTTAAAAAACATAACTTCCAAAAAGTTGGTATTAAAAAAGATTGGATATTATCCGAAGGAAAATTTAAAGATGAAGTTTTATTTCAGTTGATAAAAGACTAA
- the mltG gene encoding endolytic transglycosylase MltG — protein MSKKFIYAVIATVIFIGAFIVYQYYQKIFGKSITEDTVLYVKSSDSLMDVKDKVAAFSKSTSTFLLVAAKKNFSTPKPGRYVLNKGMSNNDLVNLLRSGNQTPVKLSFNNQDTLEKLAGRIAEQLEADSLSLLKSFKDKDFLSKNNLTEKSVLQIFIPNSHQFYWTTSPDNFRNKIFREYNRFWNESRLQKAKALDLTKEEVITLASIVQKETAKKVERPIVAGLYLNRLKKGWPLQADPTIIYCVKEKKGQDYVVKRVLTADLEINSPYNTYKNKGLPPTLISMPDISAIDGVLNAEKHNYFYMCANVDKLGYHTFAKTLSQHNRNAAKYHQWMNKQRVNR, from the coding sequence TTGAGTAAAAAATTTATATACGCCGTTATAGCTACTGTTATTTTTATTGGTGCATTTATTGTATACCAATACTATCAAAAAATATTTGGAAAATCTATTACAGAAGATACCGTACTTTATGTAAAATCTTCGGATAGTTTAATGGATGTAAAAGATAAAGTAGCAGCGTTTTCTAAAAGCACCAGCACTTTTCTATTAGTAGCCGCTAAGAAAAATTTTTCTACTCCAAAACCTGGTAGATATGTTTTAAACAAAGGGATGTCTAATAACGATCTTGTTAATTTATTAAGAAGTGGTAATCAAACTCCTGTAAAACTATCTTTTAACAATCAAGATACTTTAGAAAAACTGGCAGGTAGAATTGCAGAACAATTAGAGGCAGATTCACTTTCTCTCTTAAAATCTTTTAAAGACAAAGATTTCTTGTCTAAAAATAACTTGACAGAAAAATCTGTTTTACAAATCTTTATTCCTAATAGTCATCAATTTTATTGGACTACTTCCCCAGATAATTTTAGAAATAAAATTTTTAGAGAATACAATCGTTTTTGGAATGAAAGCAGGTTGCAAAAAGCAAAAGCTTTAGATTTAACCAAAGAAGAAGTGATTACTTTGGCTTCTATAGTACAAAAAGAAACTGCTAAAAAAGTTGAAAGACCTATTGTGGCAGGTTTGTATTTAAATAGGTTAAAAAAAGGGTGGCCTTTACAAGCAGATCCCACAATTATCTATTGTGTTAAAGAAAAAAAAGGACAAGATTATGTAGTTAAAAGAGTCTTAACTGCAGATTTAGAAATAAACTCTCCTTATAATACCTATAAAAACAAAGGCTTACCACCAACGCTAATTTCAATGCCAGACATTTCTGCTATTGATGGTGTTTTAAATGCAGAAAAACACAACTATTTTTATATGTGTGCAAATGTAGATAAATTAGGATACCATACTTTTGCTAAAACACTTTCACAACACAATAGAAATGCTGCTAAATATCATCAATGGATGAACAAACAAAGGGTTAATAGATAG
- a CDS encoding transposase: MRLIVKKSFPKAVLVIDRFHVQKLALDALQEIRIKHRWEAIDKENDAIENARNNSLKYVPELLPNGDTLKQLLARSKYLLYKSSNKWTNTQQERAEILFKNYSDIEKAYNLCQNLSWIYNQTKDKTVALIRLAKWNEKVKQAKFKSFNSIARTRSIHNQNILNYFDKKYKCFRITKINYNIIIRINKYDKIPTNPVEFIAKKNLNS; encoded by the coding sequence ATGCGGTTAATCGTTAAAAAATCATTTCCAAAAGCAGTATTAGTTATAGATCGATTTCATGTGCAAAAATTAGCTTTAGATGCTTTGCAAGAAATAAGAATTAAACATCGTTGGGAAGCAATAGATAAAGAAAACGACGCCATAGAAAACGCTAGAAATAACTCCTTAAAATATGTTCCTGAACTACTACCAAATGGAGATACTCTAAAACAATTATTAGCTAGAAGTAAATATCTATTATATAAATCTAGTAACAAGTGGACTAACACCCAACAGGAAAGAGCTGAAATACTTTTTAAAAATTATTCAGATATAGAAAAGGCATACAATTTATGTCAAAACTTATCCTGGATTTATAATCAAACAAAAGATAAAACTGTTGCCTTAATTAGACTTGCTAAATGGAATGAAAAGGTAAAACAAGCGAAGTTTAAAAGCTTTAATAGCATTGCTAGAACAAGATCTATACATAATCAGAATATACTCAACTATTTTGACAAGAAGTACAAATGCTTCCGAATAACGAAAATAAACTATAATATTATAATTAGAATAAACAAATATGATAAAATTCCAACAAACCCCGTTGAGTTTATCGCAAAAAAAAACCTCAATTCGTAA
- a CDS encoding DUF4294 domain-containing protein, protein MVSFSQKKEADSLPINVDDYVFVKPGDTLVVNLNEFTLFPKNKFKSRNDIRYYLWFRKKVFRAYPYAQLASQRLDSLNIRLEKIKSKSKRRKYTRLVQKYIEGEFTDQIKKMTTTEGRILIKLIHRQTGKTAFENIKVLRSGWKAFWYNTTANVFSLSLKMEYHPEAENEDYLIEDVLQRAFQDGKLKPQSTKLNFDFSKIIAEKKAAINVEEYKLMFSKMRKKKNRKKKD, encoded by the coding sequence ATGGTTTCTTTTTCTCAAAAAAAGGAAGCAGATTCGTTGCCTATTAATGTAGACGACTATGTTTTTGTAAAACCAGGAGACACCTTAGTTGTAAACCTCAATGAATTTACGTTGTTCCCAAAAAACAAATTTAAATCTAGAAATGATATTCGGTACTATTTATGGTTCCGTAAAAAAGTATTCAGAGCATACCCTTATGCTCAACTGGCGTCACAAAGGTTAGATTCTTTAAATATTAGGCTAGAAAAAATAAAGTCTAAAAGTAAACGAAGAAAGTATACGCGCTTAGTTCAAAAATATATAGAAGGCGAGTTTACAGATCAAATTAAAAAGATGACCACCACAGAGGGGCGAATTCTTATCAAGTTAATTCACCGTCAAACAGGTAAAACGGCATTTGAAAATATTAAAGTGTTAAGAAGCGGTTGGAAAGCCTTTTGGTACAATACAACAGCAAATGTTTTTAGTCTTTCGCTAAAAATGGAATACCATCCAGAAGCAGAAAACGAAGATTATTTAATAGAAGATGTCCTGCAACGAGCATTTCAAGACGGAAAACTCAAACCTCAATCTACAAAGTTAAATTTCGATTTTTCTAAAATTATAGCAGAAAAAAAGGCAGCAATCAATGTAGAAGAATACAAATTGATGTTTTCAAAGATGAGAAAGAAGAAAAACCGTAAGAAAAAGGATTAA
- the dapF gene encoding diaminopimelate epimerase, whose amino-acid sequence MNLDFYKYQGTGNDFVMIDNRALIFPKENVAIISKLCDRHFGVGADGVILIENDAEFDFRMIYFNADGSETFCGNGGRCAVAFAKYLEIINLKTSFIAVDGPHLAEIDTGIVSLKMIDVDKITVKENSVFAYTGTQHHVELVEDLDHFPVFEKGKEIRYSYNDPGSNVNFVQQINPSTFRVRTYEKGVEDETLACGTGVTAVAIAMHKTGKTTSNLISLPVEGGNLEVSFSEENGIYTNVYLKGPATFVFKGEISF is encoded by the coding sequence ATGAATTTAGACTTTTATAAATACCAAGGAACCGGAAATGATTTTGTTATGATTGATAACAGAGCTCTAATTTTTCCGAAAGAAAACGTAGCCATTATATCTAAACTTTGTGATAGACATTTTGGAGTTGGAGCTGACGGAGTTATCTTAATTGAAAATGACGCAGAATTCGATTTTAGAATGATTTATTTTAATGCTGACGGAAGTGAGACTTTTTGTGGAAACGGAGGACGATGTGCCGTGGCTTTTGCCAAATATTTAGAAATCATCAACCTAAAAACAAGTTTTATTGCTGTTGATGGTCCGCATTTAGCTGAAATTGATACTGGAATTGTTTCTTTAAAAATGATAGATGTTGATAAAATTACTGTAAAAGAAAACTCAGTATTCGCTTATACAGGCACACAACATCATGTAGAATTAGTGGAAGATTTAGATCATTTTCCTGTTTTTGAAAAAGGAAAAGAAATAAGATACTCGTATAATGATCCTGGAAGTAATGTGAATTTTGTTCAACAAATAAACCCCTCTACTTTTAGAGTAAGAACTTATGAAAAAGGTGTGGAAGACGAAACTTTGGCTTGCGGAACCGGAGTTACAGCTGTTGCTATTGCCATGCATAAAACGGGCAAAACAACTAGCAATTTAATTTCTTTACCTGTTGAAGGTGGAAATTTAGAGGTTTCTTTTTCTGAAGAAAATGGCATTTATACCAATGTGTATTTAAAAGGCCCAGCGACTTTTGTTTTTAAAGGGGAGATTTCTTTTTAA
- the ligA gene encoding NAD-dependent DNA ligase LigA: protein MTNQQKIEALRDELNIHNYNYYVLDNASISDYEFDIKLKELEKLETENPEFFDANSPTQRVGGTVTKNFETVTHKNRMYSLSNSYSKEDLVDWEERVQKVLGTTEVEYTCELKFDGASINLTYINGKFIKAVTRGDGFQGDEVTNNIRTIRSIPLNIKSDFVRNFEMRGEIILPIDGFNKMNEERVENGEDEYRNPRNTASGSLKLQDSAEVARRPLDCLLYQVVTEERKYKTHFESLENARKVGFKVPETITLVKSIDEVFDFITNWDAKRHNLPYETDGIVVKVNNLHQQEELGYTAKAPRWAIAYKFKAEQVSTILNEITYQVGRTGAITPVANLEPVQLAGTTVKRASLHNADQIAKLDIRVGDTVFVEKGGEIIPKIIAVDFTKRPADSKPTIYATHCPECNTELVRTEGDAKHYCPNEFGCAPQITGRIQHFISRKAMDIDGLGGETVDLLRKEGLIQNYADLYDLTVEQVIPLERMAEKSAQNMIDGIIKSKEIPFEKVLFALGIRFVGETVAKKLAKHFKSIDNLMSADFETLISVDEIGDRIAQSILDFSSDLGNIQLINRLKASGLQLEVSAESLENQTELLQGQIFVVSGVFHQMSRNELKKAIEDNGGKVSSSISKKTNFIVAGDNMGPSKLTKAQDLGIKIISEEDFINKIS, encoded by the coding sequence ATGACAAATCAACAAAAAATAGAAGCTCTTCGAGACGAATTAAATATACATAATTATAACTATTATGTATTAGATAATGCCTCAATTTCAGATTACGAGTTCGATATTAAATTAAAAGAATTAGAAAAATTAGAAACAGAAAATCCTGAGTTTTTCGATGCAAATTCTCCAACACAAAGAGTAGGAGGTACGGTTACAAAAAACTTTGAAACGGTTACTCATAAAAATAGAATGTATTCTTTAAGTAATTCTTATTCTAAAGAAGATTTAGTAGATTGGGAAGAAAGAGTGCAAAAAGTTTTAGGAACCACAGAGGTAGAATATACTTGTGAATTAAAATTCGATGGAGCCTCTATCAACTTAACCTATATAAACGGAAAATTTATAAAAGCAGTAACCCGTGGCGATGGTTTTCAAGGAGATGAAGTAACTAATAATATTCGTACTATAAGATCAATTCCTTTGAATATAAAATCCGACTTTGTCCGTAATTTCGAAATGCGTGGAGAAATCATTTTACCAATTGATGGTTTTAATAAAATGAATGAAGAGCGTGTAGAAAACGGAGAAGATGAATATAGAAACCCAAGAAATACCGCAAGCGGAAGTTTAAAACTACAAGACAGTGCAGAGGTTGCAAGAAGACCTTTAGATTGTTTATTATATCAAGTGGTTACGGAAGAACGTAAATATAAAACGCATTTCGAAAGTTTAGAAAACGCGAGAAAAGTTGGTTTTAAGGTTCCAGAAACCATTACTTTGGTAAAATCTATTGATGAAGTTTTTGATTTTATTACTAATTGGGATGCAAAACGTCACAATTTACCTTATGAAACAGACGGAATTGTTGTTAAAGTAAACAATTTACATCAACAAGAAGAGTTAGGGTATACAGCAAAAGCACCAAGATGGGCAATTGCATATAAATTTAAAGCAGAACAAGTTTCAACTATTTTAAATGAAATTACCTATCAAGTCGGCAGAACAGGCGCAATAACTCCAGTTGCAAATTTAGAACCAGTTCAATTAGCAGGTACAACGGTAAAAAGAGCGTCATTGCACAATGCAGATCAAATAGCAAAACTAGATATTAGAGTAGGAGACACTGTTTTTGTAGAAAAAGGAGGCGAGATTATTCCTAAAATTATTGCGGTAGATTTTACAAAACGTCCAGCAGATTCAAAACCAACAATATACGCAACACATTGCCCAGAATGTAATACAGAGTTAGTAAGAACAGAAGGAGATGCCAAACATTATTGTCCTAATGAATTTGGATGTGCGCCACAAATTACAGGAAGAATTCAGCATTTCATTTCTAGAAAAGCCATGGATATTGATGGTTTAGGAGGTGAAACGGTAGATTTGTTGCGTAAAGAAGGACTCATTCAAAATTATGCAGATTTATACGATTTAACGGTAGAACAAGTCATTCCGTTAGAACGAATGGCAGAAAAATCTGCGCAAAATATGATTGACGGAATCATAAAATCAAAAGAAATTCCGTTCGAAAAAGTATTATTTGCACTCGGAATCCGTTTTGTAGGTGAAACGGTCGCTAAAAAATTAGCAAAACATTTTAAATCTATAGACAATTTAATGTCCGCAGATTTCGAAACATTAATTTCTGTAGATGAAATTGGAGATAGAATAGCACAAAGTATTCTCGATTTTTCATCAGATTTAGGAAACATACAATTAATAAATCGGTTAAAAGCATCTGGACTACAATTAGAAGTTTCTGCAGAAAGCTTAGAAAATCAAACGGAACTATTACAAGGACAAATATTTGTCGTTTCAGGCGTTTTTCATCAAATGAGTAGAAACGAACTCAAAAAAGCAATAGAAGATAATGGAGGTAAAGTAAGTTCATCCATTTCTAAAAAGACAAATTTTATTGTTGCTGGTGATAATATGGGACCTTCAAAACTAACAAAAGCACAAGATTTAGGAATTAAAATTATTTCAGAAGAAGATTTTATAAATAAAATTAGTTAA